CGTGGTTCCGCAGCACCCGCCGGCCAGGTTCAGGAAACCGTGCGACGCCAAGCGCCGGAATGCGGCCCGGAAGTCCTCGGGCCCCTGGTCATACTTGCCTTCGGTATTCGGCAGTCCGGCGTTCGGAACGCAGGCGACGGGCAGGTGACACACGGACGACAGCGTCCGGATGTGGTCCGTCATCAGGTCCGGTCCGGTGGCGCAGTTCATTCCGATGTAAAGCAGCTCCTGGCCCGCGAGGGTGTAGTAAAGGGCCTCGATGTTCTGGCCGGCCAGCATTGTGCCGTTCATCTCGATGGTGACTGAAACGGCGATTGGTGCGTCCCTGCCGGCCTCCTTCCGCGCAAGGTCCAGACCGATCAGCGCCGCCTTCACATTCACAGTGTCCTGCTGCGTCTCCAGCAGCAGATAGTCCGCCCCGCCCAGAAGCAACCCCAAGGCCTGCTGCCGGTAGCATTCCACCAGTTCGTCGAAAGTGACCCCGCCGGTCACCGTGATGGCGCGGTTGGTCGGTCCGATGGATCCGGCCACCCATATGGTGTGGTCGGGCCCGGCAGATTCGATGGCTGTCCGGGCGATCTCTGCTGCGCGACGGTTCACCTCCACCGTCTCGCCTTCCAGACCGTATTCCGCCAGCACAAGGGGCGAGCCGTTGAAGCTGTTGGTCTCGATGATGCGGGCGCCGGCTTCGATGAACGAGCGATGAACCTGCTCCACAAGATGCGGGGCGAACAGGTTGAGCGATTCATTGCAGCCGAAGCGCCCCTCGCCTCCGAAATCCCGTGCGGACGGGGCGAGGGCTTCCAGCGAGGTGCCCATAGCTCCATCCAGAACCAGGATGGAGCGGGCAAGTTGTTCTTTCAGTTCGGTGATTGCGTCCAGTGCGTTCCTGTCTCCCGATCTTCCCTCACAGGGACGCAGTCCGGTGGGGGTATTGTCTCAGCGGAGCGCCTGCATCACCGCTTCCGCCGTCGCATGGTTGCCGAACGGCGGCATCAGATAGGCTCCCTGAGTTACCTCCTTTGCCTTTGCAAGGAAGTTCTGCGCCGTCTCGATGCCGTATCTGCGGGCGTCCTCTTCTGCCAGTCCGGCGATGGTCCGCCGGATGTCCTCTGGAATGGAGATGCCCGGTACTTCATTCTGCATGAACTCCGCGTGACGCGAGCTCCGGAGGGGGAGGATGCCCACCAGAAGCGGCAACCCGTATCGTCCCACGTCCCGGACCGCCACCTCCAGAGTGCGCTCATCGAAAATGGGCTGCGTATAGACGCACTGAGCTCCCTCCGCCACCTTCCGCGCCAGCCGCTCCCGCTCCAGCTCCTGATCCGGCGCAAGAGGATTGTATGCCACCGCGATCAGGAAATGTGTCTTCTCTACGATAGTGTTGCCACCGAGATCCTGCCCCTGGTTGAACAGGTTCAGGATCCGCACCAGGCCGATGGAATCCACATCGAAGACGGAACTGGCTGTGGGATAGTCTCCGATCTGCGCCGGATCGCCCGTGATGGCCAGAATGTTTCGCAGTCCCAGCGCGTGGCACCCCAGAAGGTCCGCCTGGATGGCCAGCAGATTCCGGTCGCGGCAGCAAAAATGCATCATTACATCAATCCCCACCCGTTCCTGGATGAGGTGGGAGACGGCCATCGGGTTCATTCGCAGCCGCGCGCGGGCGCCATCAGAGATATCGATGCAGTCCGCCCCGGCGTTCTTCAGACTCTGCGCTCCCAGCAGAACCTTGGAGATGTCCGCACCCCGTGGCAGGTCCAGTTCCACGGTCACCACGTATTTCAGCCCCAGCTTCTTCGCAAGGCTGGAGCGCTCATCGATCTCAATCTCTTCGCGGGTCGCCTCGCGCGGAGCTTCCCGGACCGGGGTCACAGAAGCGCCTGCGGGCTTCATCCCCTGCACGGCCTCCGCCACCGCGCGGATGTGCGCCGGAGTTGTTCCGCAACAGCCACCAATGATGACAGCTCCGGCCTCCGCCAGCAGACGCCCATAGTGGCCGAAATAGGCGGGCGTCAGGTCATAGTGAATCCGGCCTCCCACCAACTGCGGCAGGCCGGCGGTGGGCATCGCGCAGATCTTCAAACCGTCCACCGATGCCATCTGGCGCACGATGCCCAGCATCCTCTGAGGTCCCACCGTGCAGTTGGAGCCGGCCACATCCACACCAAGCTCCCGCAACCGCCCGGCCACCCGGGCTGGCAGCCCTTCCTCCAGGGTCTCACCGTCCTCGATAAAGGTCTTGTGGGCGATTACCGGGATGCCCGGCGCAATTTCGCGGACCGCCTGAATGGCGAGCTCCAGCTCGTTCATATCCGCGAACGTCTCCAGCAGGAAGACGTCCACGCCTTCGTCTGCCAGAGCCCAGATCTGTTCCCTCAGCGAGGCGTCCGCGTCTTTACGGGTGATGCGGCCGATGGGTGCAAGCGGCTTTCCCGCAGGTCCAACGGCTCCGGCGACCAGAGCTTTGCCGTCTGCGGCCTCGCGGGCCAGCCGGACAGCCGCGCGGTTGATATCCTCGACACGGTCCTCCAGCCCGAACTGCGAAAGCTTGAAGCGGTTAGCGCCGTAGGTGTTGGTCTCAATGAGCTCCGCTCCGGCGGCGATATACTCCCGGTGGATGGCCAGGACGTCGTCCGGGTGGGTCAGACAGGCGTAGTCATAGGAGTGCTCAAAAGTGATGCCCCGCTCCGAAAGGAGCGTGCCCATGGCTCCATCGGCAACCAGAATACGGTTTTGCAGACTCTCCAGAAAGTTCATGGGCGGTGGCGAGCCGGCCTGTAGTCTACGGAGGACCGGCCCTTCACAATCCGTATATCCGATTGCGCGATATGCTCGCAATCACGCCGAGGGGAAGTTCCGCGAAAGGGCAGTTGCCATAACGGCGGGCACCACCGGGCCCGCCGTTACGGAGAAGGGAAACCTCAGGCCTGTCTCCTGCGCCGGCCCCCGCGCCGCGTGGTCCGCAGGGTGACCTTCGCCGCCTCGTCCCTGTAGACGTCCAGCTGAAGCTTGCGCAGATGGGTTTCGACCTCTTCCCACTTCTTCGGTGATACTCCATCCGCATCGAGAAGCTTCTTTACCGCCTCCAGCGTCCTGCGCACATTTCCCGCCACTGAATTCACATAAGCATTGATCTTGGTGGAAGGAGTCGCTTTTTTCTTCTTGATCTCCCTGGCTTTTTGAATGAACTCGCTCAGTTCTGTTGCACTCAGCTGTTCCAGATCGGCAGGATTGATTGGCACAATCGTATCTCCTTCGAATAATGTGATTGTGTTTTCCAGCCTCCTGAATCTCTGTCTTTAGGCGACAGTGCTCCGTGCATCATTATGACCGCACCTTCACTGAACCGCATCACCTTCGCGCCGTCTTTTGGATTTGCTTTCCATCCCGCCTGGAAATAGAATCTTAACATCGCGGTCACAGAGGTGAAAACGCGCTGGGAGATTATGAAAACAGCCCGCGCGCTTCTTCGCCAGGCCGCCGCATTAGGCGGAGGCGCCGTGCGTGGCGATATCAACCTTCAGGAGCGCAAGAGAACGGCGATGAGCAGACGAGCGAGATACATTGCAGGTTGTGCCGCATTGGCCCTAGGAGGACTAGCGGGCCGTGCGTTCGCGGCTGAAGCGACACCATCGGAGCTTGCGGCGCAGATCGCGGAGAACAAGGCTATCCTGGACACGGTCTGGGTGATGCTGGCGGCGTTTCTTGTGTTCTGGATGCAGGCCGGCTTCGCCTATGTGGAAAGCGGCCTCACGCGCGCCAAGAACGCCAACAATATCATGATGAAGAACCTGATGGACTTCTGTATGGGGTCTCTGGCCTATTGGGCCGTCGGGTTCGGAATCATGTTCGGGGCAGGCAACGCATTCTTCGGAACCAGCGGGTTCTTCGTCATCGAGTCCAGCGAGAAGACCTTCGAGAGCCTCGCCTGGACCAACGTCCCGCTGGCGGCCAAGTTCATGTTCCAGCTCGTGTTTGCCGCCACCGCCGCCACCATCGTCTCGGGAGCGATGGCGGAGAGAACCAAGTTCGTCACCTACCTGATCTACAGCGTGGTCATTTCGGCGGTGATCTACCCCGTCATCGGTCACTGGATCTGGGGTGGGGGATGGCTGGCGCAGCTCGGCTTCTGGGATTTCGCCGGGTCCACGGTGGTCCATTCCACCGGCGCGTGGATGGCCCTGGTGGGAGCGGCTCTCCTGGGTCCGCGCCTCGGGAAGTATCGGCCGGACGGTAAGTCTAATGCGATTCCCGGCCACAGTCTTCCCATGGCTGCTCTGGGGGTCTTCATTCTGTGGCTTGGCTGGTTCGGGTTCAACCCGGGAAGCACCATGGCGGCGGATCCGTCCATCGCTCATATCGCGATGACCACCAATCTGGCGGCGGCCATCGGTGGCATCCTGGCGATGGCCACCAGCTGGGCTATCTTCAAGAAGCCGGACGTCTCCATGACGCTCAACGGCGTGCTGGCAGGACTGGTGGCCATAACGGCTCCGTGCGCCTTCGTCAGTCCGCTCAGCGCGGTGATCATCGGCGCGGGAGCGGGGATACTGGTGGTCCTTGCCGTCCTGTTCTTCGACAAGGTCCACCTGGATGATCCCGTCGGCGCTGTATCCGTCCACGGAGTCTGTGGAGCTTACGGAACCTTGATGCTCGGACTGTTCGCGCAGGACAAGTTTGTTCCAGACACCACAGGCAACGGACTGCTGTTTGGCGGTGGGCTGACCCTCCTGAAGGCTCAGTTTATTGGAGTCGTTTCGGTGTTCGCGTTCGCAGTGGTGGCTGGACTACTTCTGTTCGGCATCCTGAAGGCCACGATCGGCCTGAGAGTCACGGAGTCGGAGGAGATCGAAGGGCTGGACATCGGCGAGCACGGCAACCTTGCCTACCCGGACTTCGAAATGGGAGAGCCGCATTCAGCAGGGGCTGGCGCCTCGACGCTTTCAGGTCTCAAGACCGCGGCGGGTGCTCCCACTCCGCAACCTGCGGACTGAAGTTGTTCGGCAACGTGTGACGTCCCTCGAAGCAGGCAGCAGCAAAAAGCGGCCGCGGGAACCTCCCCGCGGCCGCTAGCTCGTTCACCACGCTGCACAGCGTCCCATCATCGATGCCAGCTGAAAGCTCCATTCAAGAGGAAAGCGTGACCTGCTCCCGTAGGTGCCTGGCCTCCGGCGTGTTGGCCACCGTGGCCTGGCTATGTGAGATGGTGGTCCAGTCCAGGGAAGGAAGCGGCGCGATGATGCAGCGGCCGTCCTCCATCTCACGGGCGAAAAGCCTGCTGCGCGCCGGACCCCACCAGACGCAGCTGGTGTGATCCAGCCATTGCCAAAGTTTGAAGCCCTCTTTCTGTAGAAACTCGTATGCTGACCGGCGATCCGGAAATTCCATTCTCTCGGAAATCTGCATGGTCTTCTCCTCGACGCGGCTCGTTATCAATCTCTCAGGGAAAGCAACGCTTTCGCCGCGGAAAGGGGTTCCCACCCGGCTAACCGAAGAAGAGGATATCCGTCTTCACCGTCCATTCACGGGGATCCACAGAGGTCAGCGAGCCGTCCTTGCAGCGGTAGACCACGCGCTCGATGCCGCTGTTGAGGATCATCCGGGCGCAGAGTTGGCAAGGCGAGGCGTGGGCAAAGGGCAACTCCTCCCAGCTCGCCTCCAGCTCCTTGAGGGGATATCCCTGCTCGTCAAAGCCCACCAGCTCTTCCTTGTCACGGCCGGCGATGTACAGGGTGGCGCCGGTCATCTCTTCCATGCTGGCGGAGATGATGGCGTTCATTTCGGCGTGAGAGGAGCGGCACGCCAGATAGCCGCCGCGCTGGCCATCCACCCCCTTCGCCACGCGTATTCTTCGGCACCAGCCAGCCTGAAGGGAATCTTCCACTCCGCGTGGAGCACCGTTGAACCCCGTTGCGACGATGCGGTCGTTCTTGACGATAACCGCTCCGTAGCTACGCCTCAGGCAGGTGGACCGGCGAGCAACGGAATCTGCGATATCTATATAGTAGGTATCCCTGTCTGGTTTGCGCATAATACCCCTCGTGGAATACTTCCTGCGGTGTCTGCCCGGAATCCTGCTGTTGAGTGTGAAACGCTCTGTTCCGTCCCAATATGACATAATCCGGCCGCCCGCGCGAAGTGCTCAGACCTGCTGCGGGAGCGCAAAAAGCGGGCCGCTATACCGGGATGAGTGCGGGCCTCGGCGCGGAACAAAGAATCTGGGGAAGGCGTCAGTATGAGTGAAACCGCCCTGCGTCTTACGGGAAAGACCCGGGTGCTTGCAGTGTTCGGCTGTCCTGTGGAGCATAGCCTTTCGCCGGCCATGCACAATGCGGCGATCCGGGCTTTGGGGCTGGACCTGGTATACGTGCCGTTCCGCGTGGAGCGGGACCGCCTTCGAGAGGCGGTCGCGGGGGTCCGCGCGTTGGGGTTTCTGGGGGTAAATCTGACGATCCCCTTGAAAGAGCAGGCGGTGACGCTGGTCGATGGCCTGTCGCCTGGAGCGGCCAGAGTGGGATCC
The sequence above is drawn from the Armatimonadota bacterium genome and encodes:
- the metF-2 gene encoding bifunctional homocysteine S-methyltransferase/methylenetetrahydrofolate reductase, translated to MNFLESLQNRILVADGAMGTLLSERGITFEHSYDYACLTHPDDVLAIHREYIAAGAELIETNTYGANRFKLSQFGLEDRVEDINRAAVRLAREAADGKALVAGAVGPAGKPLAPIGRITRKDADASLREQIWALADEGVDVFLLETFADMNELELAIQAVREIAPGIPVIAHKTFIEDGETLEEGLPARVAGRLRELGVDVAGSNCTVGPQRMLGIVRQMASVDGLKICAMPTAGLPQLVGGRIHYDLTPAYFGHYGRLLAEAGAVIIGGCCGTTPAHIRAVAEAVQGMKPAGASVTPVREAPREATREEIEIDERSSLAKKLGLKYVVTVELDLPRGADISKVLLGAQSLKNAGADCIDISDGARARLRMNPMAVSHLIQERVGIDVMMHFCCRDRNLLAIQADLLGCHALGLRNILAITGDPAQIGDYPTASSVFDVDSIGLVRILNLFNQGQDLGGNTIVEKTHFLIAVAYNPLAPDQELERERLARKVAEGAQCVYTQPIFDERTLEVAVRDVGRYGLPLLVGILPLRSSRHAEFMQNEVPGISIPEDIRRTIAGLAEEDARRYGIETAQNFLAKAKEVTQGAYLMPPFGNHATAEAVMQALR
- a CDS encoding ammonium transporter gives rise to the protein MALGGLAGRAFAAEATPSELAAQIAENKAILDTVWVMLAAFLVFWMQAGFAYVESGLTRAKNANNIMMKNLMDFCMGSLAYWAVGFGIMFGAGNAFFGTSGFFVIESSEKTFESLAWTNVPLAAKFMFQLVFAATAATIVSGAMAERTKFVTYLIYSVVISAVIYPVIGHWIWGGGWLAQLGFWDFAGSTVVHSTGAWMALVGAALLGPRLGKYRPDGKSNAIPGHSLPMAALGVFILWLGWFGFNPGSTMAADPSIAHIAMTTNLAAAIGGILAMATSWAIFKKPDVSMTLNGVLAGLVAITAPCAFVSPLSAVIIGAGAGILVVLAVLFFDKVHLDDPVGAVSVHGVCGAYGTLMLGLFAQDKFVPDTTGNGLLFGGGLTLLKAQFIGVVSVFAFAVVAGLLLFGILKATIGLRVTESEEIEGLDIGEHGNLAYPDFEMGEPHSAGAGASTLSGLKTAAGAPTPQPAD
- a CDS encoding cytidine deaminase, whose protein sequence is MRKPDRDTYYIDIADSVARRSTCLRRSYGAVIVKNDRIVATGFNGAPRGVEDSLQAGWCRRIRVAKGVDGQRGGYLACRSSHAEMNAIISASMEEMTGATLYIAGRDKEELVGFDEQGYPLKELEASWEELPFAHASPCQLCARMILNSGIERVVYRCKDGSLTSVDPREWTVKTDILFFG